The Vicia villosa cultivar HV-30 ecotype Madison, WI linkage group LG1, Vvil1.0, whole genome shotgun sequence genome includes a region encoding these proteins:
- the LOC131629463 gene encoding casein kinase 1-like protein 1 produces MEPRVGNKFRLGRKIGSGSFGEIYLGTNIQTNEEVAIKLENVKTKHPQLLYESKLYRILQGGTGIPNVRWFGVEGDYNVLVMDLLGPSLEDLFNFCNRKLSLKTVLMLADQMINRVEFIHTKSFLHRDIKPDNFLMGLGRRANQVYAIDFGLAKKYRDSSTHQHIPYRENKNLTGTARYASMNTHLGIEQSRRDDLESLGFVLMYFLRGSLPWQGLKAGNKKQKYEKISEKKVSTSIEALCRGYPTEFASYFHYCRSLRFDDKPDYAYLKRIFRDLFIQEGFQFDYVFDWTILKYQQSQLATPPARAVIPGTGTSSAMPPVTNTGAEEGQPPGFVSVDSSRRRMSGPILNTLSSANVLGQSSGSSRRVAVSNSRDAFVGAESDVRTRTAEASPGAAHRILAGQRSSPIGSSDPQRVTRAGRNASQANNYESALRGMDGLQLENEERTHY; encoded by the exons GAAAATGTCAAGACTAAGCATCCTCAATTGCTGTATGAGTCCAAGTTGTACAGAATTCTCCAGGGAGGAA CTGGAATTCCAAATGTTAGATGGTTTGGAGTGGAGGGAGATTACAATGTCTTAGTGATGGATCTGCTTGGACCTAGTCTTGAAGATCTTTTTAACTTTTGTAATAGAAAGTTATCATTAAAAACAGTTCTCATGCTTGCTGATCAAATG ATTAACCGGGTTGAGTTTATTCATACTAAATCATTTCTACACCGAGATATCAAACCGGATAATTTTCTAATGGGGTTAGGAAGGCGTGCGAACCAG GTTTATGCTATTGATTTTGGTCTGGCTAAGAAATACAGAGATAGTTCCACCCATCAACACATTCCTTACAG ggaaaataaaaatttgactgGAACTGCAAGATATGCTAGCATGAATACTCACCTTGGCATTG AACAAAGTCGAAGAGATGATTTAGAGTCTcttggttttgttttgatgtacTTCCTGAGAGGGAG TCTTCCTTGGCAGGGACTTAAAGCAGGAAACAAGAAGCAAAAGTATGAGAAAATTAGTGAAAAAAAGGTTTCTACATCGATTGAA GCCTTGTGTCGGGGTTATCCAACAGAATTTGCATCATACTTCCATTACTGTCGCTCAttaaggtttgatgataagccAGATTACGCTTATCTCAAAAGGATATTCCGTGACCTGTTTATTCAGGAAG GATTCCAGTTTGATTATGTGTTTGACTGGACTATCCTGAAGTATCAGCAATCACAGCTTGCCACACCTCCAGCACGGGCCGTC ATTCCTGGTACTGGAACCAGTTCTGCAATGCCTCCTGTTACCAATACAG GAGCAGAAGAAGGGCAACCTCCTGGCTTTGTATCAGTGGATTCCTCGAGGCGTAGAATGTCAGGACCCATTTTGAATACT TTATCGAGTGCCAATGTCTTGGGTCAGTCAAGTGGATCATCCAGGCGAGTTGCTGTTTCTAATAGTCGTGATGCATTTGTTGGTGCTGAATCAGATGTCCGTACACGCACTGCTGAGGCTAGCCCTGGAGCAGCACACAGAATTTTGGCTGGGCAAAGAAGTTCACCAATTGGGTCTTCTGATCCTCAGAGAGTAACACGGGCTGGGAGAAATGCTTCTCAAGCCAATAATTATGAAAGTGCCCTTAGGGGCATGGACGGTTTGCAGTTAGAAAATGAGGAGAGGACTCATTATTAA
- the LOC131629485 gene encoding uncharacterized protein LOC131629485 — translation MEDFRSKSYGDGRMQIEPYSAAAAPSNGATASNVYGMQDLRCYSASYASSVHPAQSQTGNNNDVKFKKGKSTNGSASKSWSFSDPEMQRKKRVASYKVYSVEGKLKGSIRKSFKWIKDRCNRVVHGW, via the coding sequence ATGGAAGATTTCAGATCCAAATCGTACGGTGATGGAAGGATGCAAATTGAACCCTACTCAGCGGCAGCAGCACCTTCAAACGGAGCTACAGCCAGTAATGTTTACGGTATGCAAGATCTGCGTTGTTACAGTGCCTCTTATGCTTCCTCTGTTCATCCAGCACAATCACAAACGGGTAACAACAACGATGTTAAGTTCAAGAAAGGAAAATCGACGAACGGTTCGGCTTCGAAGAGTTGGAGCTTCAGTGATCCTGAGATGCAGAGGAAAAAAAGAGTTGCTAGTTATAAAGTTTATTCGGTTGAAGGTAAACTCAAAGGTTCGATTAGGAAGAGTTTTAAATGGATTAAAGATAGGTGCAACAGAGTTGTTCATGGTTGGTAG